One Acidobacteriota bacterium DNA segment encodes these proteins:
- a CDS encoding lamin tail domain-containing protein, with translation MLQQASIRRSLWASALALFFLALNFQFPPISARLAASPDIVISQIYGAGGNSGATWRNDFIELFNRGPAAVNLSGWSIQYASSTGTTWQKTDLTGSLQPGQYLLIQQASGGTNGAVLPTPDVTGTIAMAATAGKVALLNSATLIASGTACPSGASLVDLVGYGSGTNCFEGSNPTPAPSATNAVFRAASGCTDNDNNATDFSAAAANPRNIASPLAPCSTSTPPTGNASAAPNPVLTGAGALLTVTVAPGANPPSTGITVRGDLTGIGGAANQTFFDNGTNGDATANDNIFSFQAAIPANLTPGLKVLPITLADAQSRTSSTNISLQVRAPIVAGDIVISQVYGGGGNSGAPFTNDFIEIFNRSNQPVDITGWSVQYAAATSGTWQKTDLTGTLQPGQYFLIQQDSGGANGAPLPTPNVTGTLSLAATAGKVALLNNAALIANGTGCPSGGGLVDFVGYGNTATCFEGAAPAPAPSATNAIRRAGNGCGDTNNNTANFATGAPLPRNSATGFNVCGSGAIFDNNNAMLAVQELSNCTGIGDVLLVEANLTNVGTRNQLDNPGSEFIAKLTPALAFVPDSCVTIGTGTCTLTNAGQLDWNGVVPLGETVTLRFQIQVKEAAATDPLLCLNATINYDSDNDGLNNATLTASQCQQANCQPVAAGQLFPAKAEASDQRAGSVLVFPFYSSDPAALNRENTRISLTNLHPQRRATVHLFFIADDTTGVADGYLCLTPNQTVSFLMSDLDPDVAGYLIAVASDERLGCPVNFNYLVGDEFVKLAAGHAANLPAIAFAALGAVPCDEQASTAELKFDGVQYNATPRTLALDNLPSPADGNATLLILDRLSGNLATGLNTLGSITGVLYNDAEAPYSFEFSTTRRQFRAVINASFPRTAPRVPTIIPAGRSGWLKLARGSDGAFVGAALNFNPNSGTNSNAFNQGHNLHHLTLTTESSLIVPVFPPTC, from the coding sequence ATGCTTCAGCAGGCTTCCATTCGCCGCAGTCTTTGGGCCAGTGCCTTGGCCTTGTTTTTCTTGGCTTTGAATTTTCAGTTTCCACCCATTTCGGCACGGCTGGCCGCTTCCCCCGACATCGTCATCAGTCAAATTTATGGCGCGGGGGGCAACAGCGGCGCGACGTGGCGCAATGATTTCATCGAACTTTTCAATCGCGGCCCGGCGGCGGTCAATCTCAGTGGCTGGTCAATTCAATATGCGTCTTCAACGGGTACCACCTGGCAAAAGACTGATCTGACTGGCAGCTTGCAACCGGGCCAGTATCTGCTGATCCAACAGGCTTCCGGCGGTACGAATGGCGCTGTGTTACCGACGCCGGATGTCACCGGCACGATTGCAATGGCGGCGACAGCGGGCAAAGTCGCCCTGCTCAATAGCGCAACGTTGATTGCCAGCGGCACCGCTTGCCCCAGTGGCGCATCGCTGGTTGATCTGGTTGGATACGGCAGCGGCACGAATTGTTTTGAGGGCAGCAACCCAACGCCTGCGCCGAGTGCGACCAACGCCGTTTTTCGCGCGGCCAGCGGCTGCACCGACAATGACAACAACGCGACTGATTTCAGCGCCGCCGCAGCCAATCCGCGCAACATCGCTTCGCCACTCGCGCCGTGCAGCACTTCAACGCCGCCGACCGGCAATGCCAGCGCCGCACCCAATCCGGTGCTCACCGGCGCGGGCGCCTTGCTGACCGTCACAGTGGCCCCCGGCGCGAATCCGCCCAGCACCGGCATCACTGTGCGCGGCGATTTGACGGGCATTGGCGGCGCGGCCAATCAAACCTTCTTCGACAATGGCACGAACGGCGACGCCACCGCGAATGACAACATCTTTTCGTTTCAGGCCGCGATTCCAGCCAACCTCACGCCTGGTTTGAAAGTGTTGCCGATTACGCTGGCCGATGCGCAAAGCCGCACGAGTTCGACCAACATTTCTCTGCAAGTCCGCGCGCCCATCGTCGCGGGCGACATCGTCATCAGCCAGGTGTATGGCGGCGGCGGCAACAGCGGCGCGCCCTTCACAAACGATTTCATCGAGATCTTCAATCGCAGCAATCAACCCGTAGACATCACGGGCTGGTCGGTGCAATACGCTGCGGCGACCAGCGGGACGTGGCAAAAGACCGACCTCACCGGCACCCTGCAACCCGGCCAGTACTTCCTGATTCAGCAGGATTCGGGCGGAGCGAATGGCGCGCCGCTGCCTACGCCCAACGTCACTGGAACGCTGTCATTGGCAGCGACCGCAGGCAAAGTCGCTTTGCTTAACAATGCAGCGTTGATTGCGAACGGCACGGGCTGTCCGTCCGGCGGCGGCTTGGTGGATTTCGTTGGTTACGGCAACACGGCGACCTGTTTTGAAGGCGCAGCGCCTGCCCCCGCGCCCAGCGCCACCAATGCCATTCGGCGCGCGGGCAACGGCTGCGGCGATACGAATAACAACACGGCCAATTTCGCCACGGGCGCGCCACTCCCGCGCAATTCGGCGACGGGTTTCAACGTGTGCGGCAGCGGCGCAATTTTCGATAACAACAATGCGATGCTGGCGGTGCAGGAACTTTCGAATTGCACCGGCATCGGCGATGTGCTGCTGGTCGAAGCCAATCTGACCAACGTCGGCACGCGCAACCAACTCGACAATCCCGGCTCCGAATTCATCGCCAAACTCACGCCCGCGCTGGCCTTTGTGCCAGACAGTTGCGTCACGATTGGCACGGGCACCTGCACGCTTACCAACGCCGGCCAACTCGACTGGAACGGTGTGGTGCCGTTGGGCGAAACGGTGACGTTACGGTTTCAGATTCAGGTCAAAGAGGCGGCGGCCACCGATCCCCTGCTCTGCCTCAATGCGACGATCAATTACGATTCCGACAACGACGGCCTCAACAACGCCACACTGACGGCCAGCCAATGCCAGCAGGCCAATTGCCAGCCGGTCGCGGCGGGCCAACTCTTCCCCGCCAAAGCCGAAGCGAGCGATCAACGCGCGGGTTCCGTGCTGGTCTTTCCGTTCTATAGCTCCGATCCCGCCGCGCTCAACCGCGAGAACACGCGCATCAGCCTGACCAACCTGCATCCGCAGCGCCGCGCGACAGTGCACCTCTTTTTCATCGCTGACGATACAACCGGCGTGGCGGATGGCTATCTGTGCCTGACGCCGAATCAGACGGTTAGCTTTTTGATGTCCGATCTCGATCCCGATGTGGCGGGCTATTTGATCGCCGTCGCCAGCGATGAACGACTCGGCTGTCCGGTCAATTTCAACTATCTGGTCGGGGATGAATTTGTGAAGCTGGCAGCGGGCCACGCCGCCAATCTGCCCGCCATCGCCTTTGCCGCGCTTGGTGCGGTGCCTTGCGACGAACAGGCCAGCACGGCGGAACTGAAATTCGATGGCGTGCAATACAACGCCACGCCGCGCACCTTGGCGCTCGATAACCTGCCCAGCCCGGCGGATGGCAACGCGACCTTGCTGATCTTAGACCGGTTGAGCGGCAATCTGGCGACGGGTCTCAACACGCTCGGTTCGATCACGGGCGTGCTTTACAACGATGCCGAAGCGCCCTACAGCTTTGAATTTTCGACCACGCGCCGCCAATTCCGCGCTGTCATCAACGCCAGTTTCCCGCGCACAGCCCCGCGTGTGCCGACCATCATTCCGGCGGGCCGCTCCGGTTGGTTAAAACTGGCGCGCGGCAGCGATGGCGCGTTTGTCGGCGCAGCGCTCAATTTCAATCCGAACAGCGGCACGAACAGCAACGCCTTCAATCAAGGCCACAACCTGCATCATCTGACGCTGACGACCGAATCGAGTTTGATCGTGCCGGTGTTTCCGCCGACGTGCTGA
- a CDS encoding gluconolaconase produces the protein MAELGEASIKRLLPRAGVEGGEVIVSCEGFDTSDFTACRASFAGLRGRLVGASPTRVIVGVPEYEIGFSARELILESVGMDLTTAFTLGEKLADNLHPVANPAVDRDDGSIYVTLSGSRGQKVPVSIYKIAADGMVEPFLSDIVNPTGMAFDSEGVLHVTSRYEGELYRVTPFKEVTTLATELGVATGIAFDRRGVIYVGDRSGTIFQVNELGEARPHATLEPSVSAYHMAFGPDGDLYVSGPTVSSFETIWRVDAMGEATSFYRGLGRPQGLAFDEDGNLYVAASLRGQRGIVRISPDGERAEMVVAGGALVGLAFDEQGNMIVVSTQKVYRLPLGIKGYSVF, from the coding sequence ATGGCTGAATTAGGCGAGGCTTCGATCAAACGCTTGCTACCACGCGCTGGCGTTGAAGGCGGCGAGGTAATCGTCTCGTGCGAAGGGTTCGACACGTCGGATTTTACGGCGTGCCGCGCCAGCTTTGCTGGCTTGCGTGGGCGCTTGGTGGGAGCTTCGCCCACGCGCGTGATCGTCGGGGTGCCGGAATATGAGATCGGTTTCAGCGCCAGGGAATTGATTTTGGAAAGCGTCGGCATGGATTTAACCACCGCGTTTACGTTGGGCGAAAAACTGGCCGACAACTTGCACCCGGTTGCGAATCCGGCGGTGGATCGGGATGACGGCAGCATCTATGTAACGCTGTCCGGTTCGCGCGGGCAGAAAGTCCCGGTTTCGATCTATAAAATTGCGGCGGATGGAATGGTGGAGCCATTCCTCTCGGACATCGTCAATCCAACTGGCATGGCGTTTGATAGCGAAGGTGTATTGCATGTAACGAGCCGGTACGAAGGTGAACTCTATCGCGTCACGCCGTTCAAAGAAGTAACGACGCTGGCGACTGAATTAGGCGTGGCCACCGGGATCGCGTTTGACCGGCGCGGGGTTATTTACGTTGGTGATCGCAGCGGGACGATCTTTCAGGTGAACGAATTGGGTGAAGCGCGGCCCCACGCGACGCTGGAACCGAGTGTTTCGGCCTATCATATGGCGTTTGGCCCGGATGGCGATTTGTATGTGTCTGGCCCCACGGTTTCTTCGTTTGAAACGATCTGGCGCGTTGACGCGATGGGCGAGGCGACGAGTTTCTATCGCGGTCTGGGCCGTCCGCAGGGATTGGCCTTTGATGAGGACGGGAATTTGTATGTCGCGGCTTCCTTGCGCGGTCAGCGCGGCATCGTGCGTATTTCACCGGACGGTGAGCGCGCGGAAATGGTCGTGGCGGGTGGCGCCCTGGTCGGGTTGGCCTTCGATGAGCAGGGCAACATGATTGTCGTCAGCACGCAGAAGGTTTATCGCTTGCCGTTGGGCATCAAGGGATATTCGGTTTTCTAA
- a CDS encoding PKD domain-containing protein: MNFARKTLGLVLALLLVGAAVNAQTKRSEDDPRNPAPTVNGGTGLFTVYDAQTLRKGEFNIGFFANHFHRDPGDVAWQVYPFNFTIGISDHFEFFANLEAQRVVSVGTPALLSGFYLPDVRTKTLAPGRLVIVPGTNSASVLAGDPCGNGGFPGPCRVPGSLTVIGPFTARPSGNNTAVYVGLGAPVGGILPALLPNTSPNYLPNAPFLARFSDHHLGDLWLGGKIRFTGPNNPFGLSLIPLLKIPTTRDLNSGLERGRGTGGFDYGVIAALDGRLHKYINLSTNIGFIKIGDPRAEDMNLGPLCVGCGVIQGFGSSDRALDLPNELRAGIGFDFPLSRYLQLITEVKATHYVSSRTPSLLKNSPVDFVAGARIFPTRWISISAAYQRHLNWMDEIDSHHSPNGFIAGFSIGHMNDRKEPVLPNQPPTVNLGLGAVTQGSSDVTRESAATVCAGDKVALNASASDPDGDTLLYSWNASGGRIVGDGANTSFDTTGLAPGEYTITVQVDDGCGCVAYDSKTIRVTNCPPLAICFDPNMSVTADKTSIDAGEAVNFSTNGVTGGRNYGDVRYEWSSTAGTIAGNGMSARLDTTGVAPGTNISVTVKATSSGGVNCSASGSTNISVKVPPPPQPTPVPRELAPCNTFKLNNARVDNACKSVLQQTIIPALQSEPQSAIIIDGYRAADEKPEALSMQRAKNARDRLADGGLGTAIDANRITVRDGGVSSDGSQIRIWLVPPGAATPAGGTVVDAGQVEPEKKAPVRRVKGKGKGKPKAKAKKKM; encoded by the coding sequence ATGAATTTTGCGAGAAAAACGCTCGGTCTGGTGTTAGCGCTCCTGCTCGTGGGGGCTGCTGTCAATGCGCAGACCAAACGGTCAGAAGATGACCCTCGCAACCCGGCCCCAACCGTCAATGGCGGCACTGGCCTTTTTACGGTTTATGATGCCCAGACGTTGCGCAAGGGCGAGTTCAATATCGGGTTCTTCGCCAATCATTTTCATCGCGATCCCGGTGACGTTGCCTGGCAAGTTTATCCGTTTAATTTCACCATCGGTATCAGCGATCACTTCGAATTTTTTGCCAATCTTGAAGCGCAACGCGTCGTTTCGGTCGGCACCCCGGCACTGTTGAGCGGTTTCTACCTGCCGGATGTTCGTACCAAAACCCTGGCGCCAGGCCGTCTGGTCATTGTGCCGGGCACCAACAGCGCCTCGGTTTTGGCGGGCGACCCTTGCGGCAATGGCGGTTTCCCCGGCCCTTGCCGCGTGCCTGGTTCATTAACCGTGATTGGCCCCTTTACCGCGCGCCCGAGTGGCAATAACACGGCGGTCTATGTCGGTCTGGGCGCTCCGGTGGGCGGCATCCTGCCCGCCCTGCTACCCAACACCAGTCCGAATTATTTGCCGAATGCGCCTTTCCTGGCGCGCTTCTCCGATCATCATTTAGGTGATTTGTGGTTGGGCGGCAAAATCCGGTTCACCGGGCCGAACAATCCGTTTGGCCTCTCGTTGATTCCGTTATTAAAAATCCCGACCACGCGCGATCTGAACAGCGGTTTGGAACGGGGCCGCGGCACGGGCGGGTTTGATTATGGTGTAATCGCCGCATTGGATGGCCGGTTGCATAAATACATCAATCTCTCGACCAACATCGGCTTCATCAAAATCGGCGACCCGCGCGCTGAAGACATGAACCTTGGCCCGCTCTGCGTTGGTTGCGGCGTCATTCAGGGCTTTGGCAGCAGCGACCGCGCGCTGGATTTGCCGAATGAATTGCGCGCCGGCATCGGCTTTGACTTCCCGTTAAGCCGGTACTTGCAACTCATCACCGAAGTGAAGGCCACGCACTACGTCAGCAGCCGCACGCCTTCACTTTTGAAAAACAGTCCGGTAGATTTCGTTGCCGGCGCGCGCATCTTCCCGACCCGCTGGATTTCGATCAGCGCGGCCTATCAACGCCATTTGAACTGGATGGACGAAATAGATTCGCACCACAGCCCGAACGGCTTTATCGCCGGGTTCTCAATCGGTCATATGAATGACCGCAAGGAACCTGTGCTGCCCAACCAGCCGCCGACCGTCAACCTCGGTCTCGGTGCGGTGACGCAAGGCTCGTCCGATGTGACGCGTGAATCGGCGGCGACCGTTTGCGCGGGCGACAAGGTGGCGTTGAATGCGTCGGCTTCCGATCCCGATGGCGACACATTGCTTTATTCGTGGAATGCCTCGGGTGGCCGCATCGTCGGCGACGGCGCGAATACGTCGTTCGATACGACGGGTTTGGCGCCGGGCGAATACACGATCACCGTGCAAGTGGACGATGGTTGCGGTTGCGTCGCTTATGACTCGAAGACGATTCGCGTGACCAACTGCCCGCCGCTGGCGATCTGCTTCGATCCGAACATGAGCGTGACGGCGGACAAGACCTCGATTGATGCCGGTGAAGCGGTCAACTTCTCGACCAATGGTGTGACGGGTGGCCGCAACTACGGCGACGTGCGTTACGAATGGTCGTCCACCGCAGGCACGATTGCCGGCAACGGCATGAGCGCGCGTTTGGACACGACCGGTGTCGCGCCAGGTACGAACATCAGCGTGACCGTCAAGGCCACGTCAAGCGGCGGAGTGAATTGCTCGGCCAGTGGTTCGACGAACATCAGCGTGAAGGTGCCGCCGCCGCCGCAGCCAACACCGGTACCGCGTGAACTGGCACCGTGCAATACGTTCAAGCTCAACAATGCGCGTGTGGACAACGCCTGCAAGAGCGTGTTGCAGCAAACGATCATTCCGGCGCTTCAAAGCGAACCGCAATCCGCCATCATCATTGATGGTTATCGTGCGGCGGACGAGAAACCGGAGGCGCTGAGCATGCAGCGGGCGAAGAACGCGCGTGACCGTTTGGCCGATGGCGGCCTGGGCACGGCGATTGACGCCAACCGCATCACGGTGCGCGACGGCGGCGTTTCGTCCGACGGTTCGCAAATCCGCATCTGGCTGGTTCCGCCGGGCGCGGCTACGCCTGCTGGCGGCACGGTCGTGGATGCCGGCCAAGTCGAACCGGAGAAGAAAGCTCCGGTGCGGCGTGTCAAAGGCAAAGGCAAAGGCAAGCCCAAGGCGAAAGCCAAGAAGAAGATGTAA
- a CDS encoding Glu/Leu/Phe/Val dehydrogenase, with protein MMERFDHAAQLLKLDPDLYKVLRVPNREVTVYIPVFMDDGHIEVFTGYRVQHNFARGPAKGGIRFAPNVTLDEIRALAAWMTWKCAVVNIPFGGAKGGVICDPTHMSLGELERMTRRYTAELIDFIGPERDVPAPDMNTNEQTMAWIMDTYSMHARHTVTAVVTGKPINLSGSKGRREATGRGCLFVIDEAVKKFGLKNAETCVVIQGSGNVGGVAAELMQDAGYKIVALSDIHGGIYNPRGLDVKDALAYLAKHKSYEKYPHAEPVSNMELLELDCDVLLPAATENQITSGNADRIKCKILCEGANGPTTAAADDILERKGIFVIPDILANAGGVTCSYFEWVQDRMGYFWKEQVVNERLQDIIVESFLEVVRCAESYSVNMRIAAYMLAIDRVAQSTKVRGIYA; from the coding sequence ATGATGGAGCGCTTCGATCACGCGGCGCAATTGTTGAAACTCGATCCTGATCTGTACAAGGTTTTGCGCGTGCCCAACCGCGAAGTGACGGTTTACATCCCGGTGTTTATGGATGACGGCCACATCGAAGTCTTCACCGGTTATCGCGTCCAACATAATTTCGCGCGTGGCCCAGCCAAGGGCGGGATTCGTTTCGCGCCGAACGTCACGTTGGATGAAATTCGCGCGCTGGCGGCCTGGATGACTTGGAAATGCGCGGTGGTCAACATCCCGTTCGGCGGCGCCAAAGGCGGCGTCATTTGCGATCCGACGCATATGTCGCTGGGTGAATTGGAACGCATGACGCGGCGTTATACCGCTGAATTGATTGATTTCATCGGCCCCGAACGCGACGTGCCCGCGCCGGACATGAACACCAACGAACAGACGATGGCGTGGATCATGGACACCTATTCAATGCACGCGCGTCACACGGTGACGGCGGTGGTGACGGGCAAACCGATTAATCTTTCCGGTTCCAAGGGGCGCCGTGAAGCGACCGGGCGCGGCTGTTTATTCGTGATTGATGAGGCGGTCAAAAAATTTGGCCTGAAGAATGCTGAGACCTGCGTCGTCATTCAAGGATCGGGCAATGTTGGTGGCGTGGCTGCGGAATTGATGCAAGATGCAGGTTACAAAATCGTGGCGCTCTCCGACATTCACGGGGGCATCTATAATCCGCGCGGGTTGGATGTGAAAGATGCGCTCGCCTATTTGGCCAAGCATAAGAGCTATGAGAAATATCCGCACGCTGAACCGGTTTCCAACATGGAGTTGCTGGAATTGGATTGTGACGTGCTCTTACCGGCGGCAACCGAGAATCAAATTACCAGCGGCAATGCTGATCGCATCAAATGCAAAATCCTGTGCGAAGGCGCAAACGGCCCGACCACGGCGGCGGCAGACGACATCCTGGAACGCAAAGGTATCTTCGTGATTCCTGATATTCTGGCCAACGCGGGCGGCGTCACATGCAGCTATTTTGAATGGGTGCAGGATCGCATGGGCTATTTTTGGAAGGAGCAGGTGGTTAATGAGCGGCTCCAGGACATCATCGTGGAAAGCTTTTTAGAGGTAGTGCGCTGCGCCGAAAGTTACAGCGTTAATATGCGCATCGCCGCCTATATGCTGGCGATTGATCGCGTCGCGCAAAGCACCAAAGTGCGGGGAATATATGCTTAA
- a CDS encoding BON domain-containing protein: MKKLIATAFLMMLTFATTLPSLAKSNTPEETDKTLKKIRKELITLPFYSVFDNLAFKYEDGVVTLYGQVARPTLRKDAERVVEKVAGVEDVVNKIEVLPLSSFDDRIRLATYRAIYRQPGLDRLSIQAVPPIHIIVKNGNVTLEGVVNNKGDATRAYLAANGVPNVFSVTNNLRIERN, translated from the coding sequence ATGAAAAAATTAATTGCAACTGCGTTTCTGATGATGCTGACTTTCGCAACGACCCTGCCGTCGCTGGCGAAATCCAACACGCCGGAAGAGACAGACAAGACGCTTAAGAAGATTCGCAAGGAGCTTATCACCTTGCCCTTCTACAGCGTGTTCGACAACCTGGCGTTCAAATACGAGGATGGTGTGGTGACGCTTTACGGTCAGGTAGCGCGTCCCACGCTGCGCAAGGACGCAGAGCGGGTAGTGGAGAAGGTCGCAGGAGTAGAAGATGTGGTGAATAAGATCGAGGTGCTCCCGCTCTCGTCCTTCGATGACCGGATTCGGTTGGCGACTTACCGCGCGATTTATCGCCAACCTGGCTTGGATCGGCTTTCGATTCAAGCCGTCCCCCCGATTCACATCATCGTGAAAAACGGGAACGTCACCCTGGAAGGCGTGGTGAATAACAAAGGCGATGCCACGCGCGCTTATCTGGCGGCGAACGGCGTCCCGAACGTTTTCTCGGTGACTAACAACTTGCGGATCGAAAGAAACTAA
- a CDS encoding TIGR03663 family protein — MIEIRRNEKLVSVGLFVLAVLVGGWFRFAQLSLKPFHHDEGVNSYFLLALAKQGSTAYKYNPENYHGPTLYYFALMALRAFGESDFALRFWPCLFGVLSIVLLWWWREHLGTVGLPVAAFLMALSPGLIFFSRYFIHEMMFGWCSLAIAVGAWRYAATKDFKWMALVAIAAGILFATKETALITAVVLLVALICASLWDIVRMLLHEHRFTPAALVKQLRRDWAAVRPSLDHALSALIIFIFINVFFYSSAFTNWGGVADAFKAIMHWTKERSGTDHVHSTFYYLGILLKLELPLLVGGVLAGLVILWRGTRFWLFVGAWTFGITLAYSVIPYKTPWLMVSILLPLALVCGYAAEQLYGLFAPLTWRVVWLGLLLFTLIICWRMARLVNFEKYEDNSNSTAYFADWGKQLKLTPYLDGQYGYVYAQTDRDFLEFVRTVKQAAAQFPTQKETGIHVGSPEYWPLPWYLRDYPNVAYSGTLPEKLDEGALVQPIVIARADQQPRMQEAPGWRQVGREYTLRPGVQLLVYVRDEQ, encoded by the coding sequence ATGATTGAAATCAGAAGAAACGAAAAGCTGGTGAGTGTGGGTTTGTTCGTACTAGCCGTCCTCGTGGGCGGTTGGTTCCGCTTTGCCCAACTTTCGCTCAAGCCGTTTCATCACGACGAAGGTGTCAATTCTTATTTCCTGCTGGCGCTCGCCAAACAGGGCAGTACCGCCTACAAATACAACCCCGAAAATTATCATGGCCCGACGCTTTACTACTTCGCGTTGATGGCGCTGCGGGCGTTTGGCGAGAGCGATTTTGCTTTGCGCTTCTGGCCCTGCCTGTTTGGCGTGCTGTCCATCGTGTTGCTGTGGTGGTGGCGCGAACATCTGGGCACAGTCGGTTTGCCGGTGGCGGCGTTTTTGATGGCGCTATCGCCCGGCCTGATCTTTTTCTCGCGGTACTTCATTCACGAAATGATGTTCGGCTGGTGCTCGCTGGCGATTGCGGTGGGCGCGTGGCGTTATGCCGCGACCAAGGATTTCAAATGGATGGCGCTCGTGGCGATTGCCGCCGGGATTTTGTTCGCCACCAAAGAGACGGCGTTGATTACGGCGGTCGTGCTGCTGGTCGCACTCATTTGCGCCAGCCTGTGGGATATTGTGCGGATGCTCTTGCACGAGCATCGGTTTACGCCTGCGGCTTTGGTGAAACAGCTTCGCCGCGACTGGGCGGCTGTGCGGCCCTCGCTGGATCACGCCCTCTCGGCGCTGATTATCTTCATTTTCATCAACGTCTTTTTCTATTCCTCGGCCTTTACCAACTGGGGCGGCGTCGCGGATGCGTTCAAGGCCATCATGCATTGGACGAAGGAACGCAGCGGCACCGACCACGTGCATTCAACGTTTTACTATCTGGGCATCTTGCTCAAACTCGAATTGCCGTTGCTGGTTGGCGGCGTACTGGCCGGGCTGGTCATCCTCTGGCGCGGCACGCGCTTCTGGTTGTTTGTGGGCGCGTGGACGTTCGGCATCACGCTGGCCTATTCCGTTATCCCTTACAAAACGCCCTGGCTGATGGTTAGCATTCTGTTGCCGCTGGCGTTGGTGTGTGGCTATGCGGCTGAACAGTTGTATGGATTGTTCGCGCCCTTGACCTGGCGCGTAGTGTGGCTGGGCCTTTTACTTTTCACCCTGATTATCTGTTGGCGCATGGCGCGCCTCGTCAACTTCGAAAAGTACGAAGACAATTCCAACAGTACGGCCTATTTCGCCGACTGGGGCAAGCAACTCAAACTGACGCCCTACTTGGATGGACAGTATGGCTACGTCTACGCACAAACCGACCGCGACTTTCTCGAATTTGTGCGGACAGTCAAACAGGCTGCCGCACAATTCCCGACGCAAAAGGAAACCGGCATTCACGTCGGCTCGCCCGAATACTGGCCGCTGCCCTGGTATTTGCGCGACTATCCCAACGTCGCCTATTCGGGCACATTGCCAGAAAAACTGGATGAAGGTGCGCTCGTCCAACCCATCGTGATTGCGCGCGCCGATCAGCAACCACGTATGCAAGAGGCTCCCGGTTGGCGGCAAGTCGGGCGCGAGTACACGTTGCGTCCGGGCGTGCAGTTGTTGGTTTATGTGCGGGATGAGCAATGA
- the larE gene encoding ATP-dependent sacrificial sulfur transferase LarE: MDHSTATVQTLSLEAKEAALCRVLRELESVVVAYSGGIDSAYLAYVAARELGARALAVTGESPSYPDFQRQDALTVVAQYGIPHEFIVTEEIHDANYQANPANRCYFCKHELFTKLSALAAARGFAWVCDGNNADDVGDYRPGRKAAGELNVRSPLLEVGLSKHDIRTLAKAAGLPIWDRPASACLSSRIPYGMPVTIEKLSVIERGEAKLRALGFNLMRVRHHGEVVRIEIAPEELPKALSLEMTQRIATAFKQLGFKFVTLDLEGYRTGALNEVLKN; this comes from the coding sequence ATGGATCATTCAACTGCCACTGTGCAGACCTTGAGTTTGGAAGCCAAAGAAGCCGCGCTATGCCGTGTGTTGCGCGAATTGGAATCGGTGGTGGTGGCCTACTCCGGCGGCATTGATAGCGCCTATCTGGCTTACGTCGCGGCGCGTGAACTCGGCGCGCGTGCTTTGGCGGTGACGGGTGAGAGTCCGAGCTATCCTGATTTTCAACGGCAGGATGCGCTCACAGTCGTTGCGCAATACGGCATCCCGCACGAGTTCATCGTGACCGAAGAGATTCACGACGCCAACTATCAGGCCAACCCCGCTAATCGCTGTTATTTCTGCAAGCATGAATTGTTCACGAAGCTGAGCGCGCTGGCTGCGGCGCGCGGGTTCGCCTGGGTTTGCGACGGTAACAATGCTGATGATGTGGGCGATTATCGTCCGGGGCGAAAAGCCGCAGGCGAGTTGAACGTGCGCAGCCCTTTGCTCGAAGTCGGCCTGAGCAAGCATGACATTCGCACGCTGGCAAAAGCGGCGGGGCTGCCGATCTGGGATCGTCCGGCGTCGGCGTGTTTGTCGTCGCGCATCCCTTATGGCATGCCGGTGACGATTGAAAAGCTTTCGGTAATTGAGCGCGGCGAGGCCAAATTGCGGGCGCTGGGATTTAACCTGATGCGCGTGCGACACCACGGCGAGGTGGTGCGCATCGAAATTGCGCCGGAAGAGTTGCCGAAGGCTTTGAGCTTAGAGATGACGCAACGAATTGCTACCGCCTTCAAACAACTTGGGTTTAAGTTCGTGACGCTTGATTTAGAGGGCTACCGAACTGGGGCCTTAAACGAAGTTTTGAAAAACTAA